Proteins encoded in a region of the Fusobacterium sp. FSA-380-WT-3A genome:
- a CDS encoding electron transfer flavoprotein subunit beta/FixA family protein — protein MNIIVCLKQVPDTNEVKINQETGTLIRDGVPSIINPDDKNGLEEALRLKDEFGGKVTVISMGPPQAKEALKEAVAMGADEVYLVSDRAFGGSDTWATATILAAAIEKVGNYDLIICGRQAIDGDTAQVGPEIAEFLNLPQVTYVKNIEVKGEKLLVSRFTETGDYLIETEMPVLLTAIKELNTPRYPTVRGIYKAYEELKDEDIKILTLADLNVDTTQIGLKGSPTNVYKSFVPTKTKESKIMECKDKKEVTNILMTELHNLNLI, from the coding sequence ATGAATATAATAGTATGTTTAAAACAAGTACCAGATACTAATGAAGTAAAAATAAATCAAGAAACAGGAACATTAATAAGAGATGGAGTACCAAGTATTATAAATCCTGATGATAAAAATGGTTTAGAAGAGGCTTTAAGATTAAAAGATGAATTTGGTGGAAAAGTAACAGTTATAAGCATGGGACCACCACAAGCAAAAGAAGCTTTGAAAGAAGCAGTGGCTATGGGAGCAGATGAAGTTTATTTAGTTTCAGATAGAGCTTTTGGAGGTTCAGATACTTGGGCAACAGCAACTATATTAGCTGCAGCTATTGAAAAAGTAGGAAACTATGACCTTATAATTTGTGGAAGACAAGCAATAGATGGAGATACTGCACAAGTAGGGCCAGAAATAGCAGAGTTTTTAAATCTTCCTCAAGTAACATATGTAAAAAATATAGAAGTAAAAGGGGAAAAATTATTAGTAAGTAGATTTACAGAAACAGGAGATTATTTAATAGAAACAGAAATGCCTGTATTATTAACAGCAATAAAAGAATTAAATACTCCTAGATATCCAACTGTTAGAGGAATATATAAAGCATATGAAGAATTAAAAGATGAAGATATAAAAATATTAACATTAGCAGACTTAAATGTTGATACAACTCAAATAGGACTAAAAGGTTCTCCTACAAATGTATATAAATCTTTTGTTCCAACAAAAACTAAAGAAAGTAA